CTTTGAGAGATTTTCCTCTATTTGAATGAATCAAGTGTTTGGTCTGATGatctttaaaaacaaaatgtaaaTTGAACTTAATCTTATTTGGTTCTGTGTATTTcatctttgtgctttcatttctcattgttgcgttttgaaaatttttgttttgatcaaTTTAGAGGTTGATTCTTTACAAAGCATGTTCATAGTTTTTGTAAGAAATATTGAAGCACTTCTATATTATActtatactattattatttgtagTTTTCTTTCTatactttgcttgaggacaatcAAGATTCAATGTTGGGAGACTTGATAAGtgtcatattttagttatttttggggttaaaatgttagcacttatcttttgattataataattttcttataaaattccCTTAAATgtaattgttttatatatattgtacatttactaatgtttttgtttaaatatggaaGATTCATCCTTGATTctgtaggttttgatggttgtttgttggaTCCAAAAACCAAGTTAAAAGGAAAGGCAAGTCGGTCATTTTTCCAAGATTTCAGACAACCATTCACTCAGGCtagcaaccagctcgcctaaGCTAATCAAGTTTATTCAAGCCTAAGCAACCAACTCGCTTGAGCTAGCTACAACTTGCCTGGGTGAATGAGTACTTCAACATTAAGCAAGAAGCTCGCCTGAGCGAGtgtagctcgcttgggcgagttgGTCTGACAGCTTCTTccctttttctataaaaatccATGCAAAGGAAGGCTAAAATAGAACATAACCAGAAGAAACCAAAGGAATCTCGCAACAGAGAAGAAATAGTGAGAAAATGGAGCCAGACACTACAGAGTTGTAACCGTGGATCGCATCCTTCGTCATTTCtcttgtgttggatcaagtgacctcagaataattaagaaaggggggttgaattaattattgatgaacctttactaattaaaatttacccttcttaggcttttactatgttgttaagaaagtaaagaaccgaaatataaacttaaccaaaagtaaaagtggtaattaaagtgcacggcggaaattaaaagagtagggaagaagaagacaaacacacaagagttttatactagttcggcaacaacccgtgcctacatccagtccccaagcgacctgcggtccttgagatttctttccaaccttgtaaattcctttacaagcaaagatccacaagggatgtaccctcccttgttctctttgaacaacctaatggatgtaccttccactagaactgatccacaagagatgtaccctctcttgttctcagtcacaattacccaagtagatgtaccctctacttgtaccacaaaggatgtaccctccaatgtgttaagataaagttttcaggcggttagtcctttgaaactttgtgaagagggaaacaaaagaattctcaagcggttagtcctttgaaaacttttgtttatggaaaagggaagaatcaaaagaattctcagactgtgtcgttttgaattctttgacaagggataagggagacacaaaagaattcaggcggttagtcctttgttcttttggaaaagggagaagagagacacaaaaagaattcaggcggttagtccttgacaaattctttttggcaaagggagaagagaatgaaaaagatgaataacacacttttgttttcaaggtttagaaaaccggaaaactttagaaagctttttgcaaagaaagaagaagaagaagttcaagaagatgttcaaagagattcaaaggttgtaaaagaatatgtggaaaagttgtttgtaAAGGTTGTAAGTAAGTGTcttaaaatgcaagtcaaggtcttgcttttatagactcttcaagtttggtcaagaaaaccattagaagagttataacctttagaaaaacctgaaaaccattggaagagttacatcttttgatttttgttcaaaacctatcactggtaatcgattaccaaatcattgtaatcgattacacaaagcatttttgtgaaaggatgtgactcttcacaattgaatttgaatttcaacgttcaaacacattggtaatcgattaccaaatcattgtaatggattacaccattttgaaatcaattggaacgttgtaaattcagttgaaagctttttgaaaacaatctttgctactggtaatcgattacaataaactggtaatcgattaccagagagtaaaaactctttagtaaaaggttttgtgaaaaattcatgtgctactcaatattttgaaaaactttttagtacttatcttgattgagtcttttcatgattcttgaatcttcaacttgattattttttattcttgattcttgaaacttgaatcttgaatcttgaaatcaaatttctcttgattcttgaagtgttcttgactcaatcttgaactcattctcttgagctttttgtcatcatctctgctatcatcaaaactccttgaatcaatcttgatttatcatcatgaagcttgcttctacatcttGTTGATCTTGTGCTCTAAGCAATGATCGGCTAGTTTCTTcaaaggattggatgtaatcttcaTACCCTtatgtatctttttttatattttatatatgtatgaatcttttTTACTCATTACTGGTGATTTCATTATGTTTGTAATGCTTAATTCTATTTGATCATTAGTTTCataaaattggattttaagtttgactgaaaagtactcttagaatttaaactgaatgaatttaatttgtACGTGACGTTGCTAGGAATAAAACATAACATTTTAATTGCAAATAACACGAGATTAAGATTATAATGGGGATCAATTCGGGGTAATTTTAATGAGTGCATCAGTAAtgtcaaaaaataattcatatatgttaatcttattataATACTGAGGGTATGAgcgatgaaatccaatcctacgttttttttaaattaattaaatttatattattatttttgtaattttacgtATTTCCGACGCactaaatttcattatttttgttattctatTACTTTAGTTATCTTTCGTTAGTTAGACAAACCCATGATATTTCgattaaatttatacataactATTAAATTGTTTGTTTACTTTTATCGAGAGGAATTGAGTAACTAAGTCCATGTGTAGGCGAtgtctttttataaatttataacctGTGACGTTGGTATGGTTGTCAATAGTCTAACACCTTCCCAAACTCGTACCACTCCACCAACCATATCCTCGAGCCCCAAACATCATATGCCTCAAACTCCCTCCGGTGACATGAATTCTCCCTCACAATAGCACCATCGCGCAAGCGAAGCTCCCTCTGGGCGAAGTGGGACTCACCGAGAACATAATGGGGCTCGAGGGAGACAGCTACGAAGTTGTAGAGGCCATACACGTGGGGTTGCGGGGCATGCGATGGAGCGGGTACCACGCCAGTGCATTCAGGTCAAACAAAAAGGGGGAAGTGATTGAAGGGTCTTCTGGGAAGATGCAAAGAAGGTGGTGGTGATTGTTCTACGAGGCCAAGAACAATTTTGAGAAGAAAAGCAATTTCCATGACTTGCATGTTGTTTTGAGCCTACTGTGGTGCAAGACTCGGGGTTAGCGTTGCCCCACCACTGTTATCCCAATCAGAATTCATGTTCGATTAATTGGTTTGTGTTGTTGTCAACACTACACGTGTTTGCATTTGCCTCCTCTACATGGAAAAGATGATAAGGAAGGGGTTCTGATGGTTAGGGTAGAAGGATGGGGagtgttatttgtttttctccGGAACAGTTACATTACACAAGAGGAACAAGGAGACGAGAGCGTGTTTAGAGGGGTAgtttggagataaaaaaaatgagaaggagagTGCATGAGTATAAAAGTGGGAGTGAAAATAGCAATTGCTTTATTTTATTGGAATGCAAATTTTACGGCACCTTTGTATTTTCACTTGGTAAACACATTACCTTGCAAATTTTACGGCACCTTTGTAATGAGGAAAACAATGTAGAAGACAAACTTTAAGGTGCTTTTGTCTTTCATTGGATACTGATACCTTTCTTGAGTACAATATGTACTTACAATATTTACTTAATAGAAAATATGGAATTGATTATATAGCTTAGTATTTAGAATTTGTTATATTTGAACTGATTATATAGCTTTGTTGCTCATTTCATTTACACGTGCATACTTTTCAAGTTCaaatattgaatttaaaaaattgaaatagatCTTGATGATTATCTTTTTtccaattataaaatttagaataCTATTAAAACCAAATTTATAGGTCATTTATAATCTGATTTAAATAccgaaattatttattattattaattagaagTGAAAAAATTCCAATACTTACATTAGATATAAAGCTCTAacgttttgaatattttttgtagTCAAACGTAACGTGCATTAGGCTACGAACCGCCGCTAGTGAAATTTGGAAGAATTAGGAGACCGGCAGTTCCTCTTTGATAAGCAAATTTGGCATTTCATGCCGACTGTGatgttattaaaattattgatttttatgacaattattttaaaaattatatttaaaatattgtttttttttttctgccaatgtaatttttatattaagaatgtatcaaaaataaatttataaatatttaattaaaaactataataagtagttttgtggataaaaaaattaaaaatatataataaaaattcattgaccatatatatttaaaaggacttcaaacataaattttttacttttacgaTGCCAAAATTTCCACATGCTATTCTAGCTTTTGATAAACAGTTAAATACATTACCATTGCCCAAATCTCCGAAACTTGTTGCAACGATTTGAATATTCTGAGGCAAATATAACATGCATTGGGCTAAAGGCCACCGCTACTGAAATTTAGAAGAATATTAGGAGACGGATAGTTACACTTTCATAAGCAATTTTGGCTTTTCATGACTTGTTCATTCGTTAATGTAAGTCCATATTTGTTGAGATGTATGGCCTTCGTTTTTCATTAGAGAGGGGACTGGGGAGAgttgagaaaattaaaaaaaaaataccgcattattagaaataaagataatataGGGGTGGATATTGAATGGTTTGATGTGTATGATAGATCATAACACCTAactctttatatttatttcttatataataatatttaaataaattctaattaatttttactatttttgaaagggaaatgaatttaaatttaattataaatattaaatatagatattttttaaaattatgaaaaaatttatatttatatatttactatCTATATGTTGGAGAAAAAAATCCATCTATTTGGTCatagtaaaacaaaaatattgttttcattcagtattttttttgtttaatatagataatgttgtatattttattatttttcttaatctttcgtaacaaaaatatatatttaatatcttaaaatataaaaaattaatatttttttcatttaatagttaaaaatattggaatataatataaaattattttcatttagtttAGCTTTGTATTGGATATGAAACTTGGTTTTATTGATTGATAGTGTACAATTTCTAAACTTTAAAAGCAcataatatttaagaaaagtgctagtaatacattttttaacatattttctcttattaattaaaatttcttaataaCTATAAATCATGAATGAATGagacttaataaaataaaaaaacaaatatgtataatttttgtgAGTATGGATTTAAAATTACGTGCTTGACGGTCTTAACACTTTTCTAGTATTGTTTCTGGTaattaaactcaatttttaaatacttattttgcgagtatagttttttttttttaatcacaagaatttttcattgGGGGGCAATCGTCTTCGTTGATTTTTGTGACTTGTAAGTatactgatatatatatatatatatatatatatatatatatatatatatatatatatcagtatatatatatatatatacacgtatTTTGCGAGTATAGATGCGTCATAAAGAATATGCTTGATGGTCTTAGTTGCAttgttaattatgaattatgaataaGAACCAAGTAAATTATCATTCCTTAGGCAAATAATAATAGACAAGGACTGAATGCCTTCCACTCCTTATCACATACTTTCTTGACTACGCTCGCTGAACGAAAATTCCGGATGCGGTATTCGTTGTATTTCACTGCCATTGTCAAAAATCGTACTTGACCGCAACCCATCAAATcaccataaaaaaattactgaaCCAAAGCTACATTCCAACCCGCCTAACACCCACCAACATAAACAAATTGAAGACAAAATAACGAAGGGGCAACAAGAAATAGGAAATACTACTAACAATATTATTCTCAATTTGTCTcttattaaacaaaattaaatgttttttttcaacTGAAAAGCTGCTCGCGCCTTCTTGATTTCTAGTGGGTCTAAAGTAGCAAATATATTTGCTAACGTAcacatttaatttgtattttacttTAAGTACGTTAACAAGTTATAAGATTGGTGTTTTAAGATAATATCCTGTTATAACATGTTAAATATACATGTGTGTTAGAAAAACAATTACATGTACATTAACAAATTCATATATGACTGTTGTCTCTTGAGGTTCTTAACTGATCTAAGTTGACAAAGTAGTATTGTTTCTAAGTCGCTTTCCCACTAGAGGGCCACAAATCACATACAATGCCCAGAAATGAGAAAACGAAAATCCAAGAGCATACTCTCTCCTTCTATACGTTCTTATCCAATTTTCCACTCAAACTTCCCAAAGAGATTGTTTCCCATTTGTCCTTAACCATTGCCTATCTCAGCAAGTCACTAATTCCGTGTCCCCATGGCGCATTTTATAAGTCACCACCCTCAACTCAGTTTCACTCACATTCTAATTCAAACCACACCACCCCTTCTTCCTTTTCATCAGGTCCTCCTAGTGACCTTCATTCTCTCCATATGCTTTTTccttattgttttcattttttctacTCTTTTGATCATTTCTTGTTGTGGGGTTGGAAGAAGGAggttatgttttttgtttttattttgggctgtagaaaacataaaaaaagttattgaataTTGCTCTATAGTAAACTGTTGTTAATATAGGTAGTGTTGAAATGGGACCAGTGTTTTGTTTCTAGGCTATAACTATAATCCATGAAGGTTTTGTGATGTTATTATGATCATATTCAGATCTAATAATGCATGGCAGTTTGTGGTAATTTCATTGTATCTACCAATGGGTTGGGGTGCCTCATTTAACTTGCATtaatattggatttttttttctgggcTAGTTTATTGAATTTGCTTAACTTTCTGGTtctaaaaagaagaaagagttcGTAATTCTGTTATTGTGGAAAAGATTTGAAGTATTTCATCTGCCTTTTCCAACAAGAAAACAAGTCTTCTTATCTAAGAAAACAAGTCCATAATTTTCATTCTATGATCtctgttttctttctcttttttttgtgtatattttgGTCTTTATTTTCTTGCATGACGAGTTTTGAAATGATACTCTTTCTTCTCTATTAAAGGTTCTCCACagtaattaatgaaatatattgttattaattaatgaagctcttgtttttctttttgaccagccaaaataataattttgcttTATGTAAATTAGTTATATACCATATTGATTCTTTTACATAAGGCATCCTGTGTTCCTTGTTTTCTATGCACAGgtttattccttttcttttggttCAATTTTGCTGAATGGAGAGTGCAAGAATCAGCAAATGGTTAAATCTTCTAGTTTGTGTACTGCTATTGCTTAAGGCAGAAGGATCTCTTGTTCCATTGACTTTGGTGAAGAATGCAGAATCAAAAGGAGCTGGTGAGAAATTTTAGTTGTGATATTATGCAACTTTAATTCTCCAGTGTTACTATTTTTAGTAATATTTATATGATAGATGATAAATTGAAGCTTAACGTGTCATGCAGTTTGTTTGGATGGAAGCCCCCCAGCATACCACTTTGACAACGGATTTGAAGAAGGGATTAAGAACTGGATTGTTCACATTGAGGTATGTCTTTTACTAACACGAAAAAATTCTTATACTTGTTTTATGTATTTCTATTGTTTTTGTTATGTGTATTAGTACAATACAACTACTTCATCTGTTGAGTAATTCTTAAATGTCAAAATTGTCAATTGTTTGTTCTCTTTGTTTTGGACAAACCGTGGAAAGTTCTCTTCTCTTGGTAATGATCTTCATTGGAATTTATTTTAGGGAGGAGGATGGTGCAACAATGTAGAGAGTTGCCTTTACCGTAAGGATAGTCGCTTAGGTTCATCTAAGCAAATGGAGGATCTTTACTTTTCTGCAATTTTAAGCAACGAACAAGAGTATAATCCAGGTATTATCTTCTAATCTATATATTGTTTCTCCTTATGAACTCTAACAATTTTGCTTAGCTTTCTAACGATTTTTATAAACTTCAGATTTCTACAATTGGAATAGAGTCAAGGTTAGGTACTGTGATGGGTCATCGTTTACTGGTGATGTGGAAGAAGTTGATCAAGTAAGTTTTGCAAAATTCaaaggaatttgaaattaagttacaaggaaaatattaagcatttgtaaattttatttttccaattttctttctaatGAGATTTGTATAATGTGATGTATATATATCAGACAACCAATTTGCACTTCAGAGGAGCAAGGATTTTTTCAGCTGTAATGGAAGAATTACTAGCAAAAGGATTGGAAAAGGCTGAAAATGTACGAGACATTGATGACTTgacactttttttcttccttctgaTTGGTTTTTTCTTTCAGTACTAACTGAAACTTGTATTTGCAGGCTATTCTCTCTGGCTGTTCAGCTGGAGGACTGACTACAATATTACACTGTGATCGCTTTAAAAATCTGTTGCCTTCTGAAGCTAATGTGAAATGTGTTCCAGATGCTGGTTATTTTGTCAATGTGTATGCTCCTCTAATTGGCTTTCACTCACTCTTTTCCCTTAGTTTTTATAGTTCCTTAGATCATTGAATGATTTAATGTGTTGTTGTACACCAGAGAGGATATCTCAGGAACACATTTCATCGAAAAGTTCTACAGTGAAGTTGTTTCAACTCATGTACTTGCATGTCTTTTctcttttgattattttctatTGACTAAAACTTTCTTTAGATAgagattgatttttatttttttataatcattattataGGGCTCAGCAAAGAATTTGCCCTCATCCTGCACTTCAAAATTCAGCCCAGAACTAGTAAGTTTGTCActtgtaaatttgtaatttttccttCTAGCTTTGTAACTTCTTCGGTGTTACTGATGCTTCTAAATTATTGTTGTGTAGTGCTTTTTCCCACAATATGTGGCATCACATATCAGTACTCCAATCTTCGTTGTAAATGCAGCCTATGACTCATGGCAGGTTGGATTATTCTGTAGCTCAAGAAGTTTCAGTTTGTTTCAAGAGTGGTGTTGCTTTAGAATATATAGGCcatataagaaattttttaagccatgttatattttttcattaattggtGGATATATTTGTTAAGTAATGATCATAAGACGCATACTTGCGTGTTTTCTGGGACAGATTTATTCAGAACTTGAAGATAATAGACCTTAATCTGGACCCAGAATTCTAAGTGCAAAATTTTATAGTTGCTTGATTAACTAATGGATGAAATTCGTTCAAGCAAAACCAACTGGTATACGATCAGAAATTGAGGCAAATTACTCTACATATTCTCTTCATCTTAGTCTTTTCTGATTCACTAagaatcttttttgttttcaaaagagtACTCTCTGAAACGTATGTTGATGAAAGCTGAATCATGTTTGCCAACTCAAACTAGGCTTAGTAACTCATGTCAAAGATGTTCTCATTTGATGTTTTAACCTCTTAAGTGGAGATATCCTTCTAGTCTTTTACTCTAATCCTCAAGATATTGCTTTGATTCAGATTCAGAACATCTTTGTACCTGGCTCTGCTGATCCCAGTGACAGTTGGCATAGCTGCAAGCTTGATATAAGCAACTGCTCACCTGATCAACTAAGTAAAATGCAAGGTAAACCGTTTCTGATCTCAATAGCTCATCTATAATCGAATTTTGTTACACATAAAAGAATTTCACTATGCTTCTAATCAATCCTAGAAAACAGTCTAAAATTTGCCATGCCTTTGTCACCACTTGATGTATGTAATTTGTTCACAgcccttaaaattttaaaacactggcatgagaatgaaaaacaaaaaaaaagtacatgtTAAAGGGTCATTCATTTCAGTAAAAGCTTCTAGTAGAGTTCCAGACTGAGATTTTTCAACACTTCTACTCCTTTTGAGTGAAAGAATCAGAATCTTCAGAGCAAATGCAAGTGACACCAACAAAGTGTGGCCATACACCATAGAGTTAGAAATAGAGAAGGCGAGTGGCATAGAATAGCATTCTCCAATTGATCGAATTAAAGATACAAATGAGAGAGGGTTTGATCTGTATTTACAGAGCTCATTAGAGAGCCTACAATCCaattaaataactaatttttaactaatatccTGTAACAAGAACAGTTTTGTGATTTTTAGACTTCAAGTCGGAATTCGAAAAGGCTGTGAGTGTGGTAGGCGACTCTTCATCTAAAGGAATGTTCATAGACTCTTGCTATGCTCACTGCCAAACAGAATCACAGGAGACATGGTATAAGAGTGACTCTCCACAGCTTGCCAATACGGTAAGATATTGcattattttcttccttttccataATATAAGCCTTTTTGTGTGGTGTTTTTGTTATTACTTCCTTTAGTATTGAGTTGAAAAGATAACTTGTATGCATTACATTTACATTCTGCAGACTATTGCCAAGGCAGTGGGAGACTGGTTTTATGGTCGAAGTTCTTTCCGTCACGTGGATTGCAATTATCCTTGCAACCCTTCTTGCCAGAACCGTGTTTTTGATCTAAAAGACCACCCTGGAATATAGACTTGTTTGATCAAATATATATCATTCCTATAAACCAGACTTATTGGTTAACTGGTTATTGAATATGAAAATAAGGTTTATAAGTTACAAAGCTAGCAAAATAAGAAAAGGCAACCATTACACTGAGCTTGTGTTCTGGGAGCCCTCAATCAATGTTGTAATTGCAGTAGTCATTGTAAAGTGGTATATTATGTGCTTTTACTAATTGATATGTCTACATTACtgaactattttaaaaaattaaactaaccaAAGTACATTAATGATTTGTATTGTTTAACATCTTAAGAGCCATTGATTAAGAGCTTGACATATTCTGTGTCAGAATAACATGACGAAAGGCCAAAGGGAAGTCAGATGCATTAGCAAGGAAGACCATTTTACCAAATTGTCAAAATAGGACATAATCATTAGTTATgtgaaagttttgaacaaaattcTTTATACCCATAAAGGAGTGTGAGAACACAACAAAAATTAcactttaagaaaataataacaaataagaaTTTAACCTGATTCTTCACTTTTGCCTAtgtaatagtttttaaaatattttcttatcacAAAAGTGATGACAAGATTATAATTCACTCCAAATAATGTATCATTCTATAAATTTGAATATCTCACACAATAATTATAAGCAATGATAATTCTCTCACATAAATACACTTCTCTCAATAAAGTAACTTTAATTCATAATCTCTCTTTTAACACACTCTCTCTTTATGTGTTGTTTCTCCactaaatctttttttatttaataacaaaattaatatcaactataataaataagttctcttaaaaattaaaacaaaactacATTCATTCAactaagattttaaaatataatattctatTTTACGTTTAATTCACtaaactttaataataaaaatttaattcttaatatatatatatatatatatatattatcttttgacttaaaattttaaagggtAGACCTGTACCAAAGTAATTATTAGTTgttctttaaataataaaataggttGGCAAGCGGGTCTGGTTTTTGTGCGGGCTTTTGACGTGGAGACTTCTGTCAGACGCATGTTTGATTCCATGTGGTCTCTCTGGTTCTTTGTTGTACGAGCCTTGTAGAGTAGCTTTCCCTCCGGTTGAGTCCAATTTCTCTAAGGAAGCCCTTGTTTTTTCCTGTGCGACGTTCTCCTCTGGCCGTTTCGTTCTGGAGAGTTGTGTGGCCCTCGCCGGTGTAACCGTCTTCCGTGCGATCAAGGTCGTTCTAGGTGGTGTGATTGTTGGGCATGCGTGTTATGATCGGGATTGCTTTTATTTGCATTTGCATTTGCATTTTGTTTGGTGAGTAGTCATTAATTGTTTagttttttgctttctttttataatatagtaTCATTGACATAGAACAAAGTAGAAAGAGTAGAATGTTGTGAAGAGAATTTGAAATATGGTATGGAGATAATGGTTTACATATTTTATCCAGAAAATTGGTTATAATGATTTTTACTTATTTCTGTTCATGTTCATGAGTTGTTGGACCAAAGCTTTGTGCATTGATGCCTGGACACAGAAAAATTAGCGAGGCtgatttaattgaaattgagaATTACATAACAATTGGCATTAGGCCTCCTCAAATATATGTTGCTTTTGCAAACACTTCCGGTGGCTACGAGAATGTACGATTTGTGAGAAAAGACCTATGTAATCAAGTTCACAGAATCTGCCGTGGGTACAAGTTAGATGTTGAAGGTGCATTTAAATTCTTCAAGGAGTTGTATGTAACTGATCTGATGTTGTATGTTTCGTACAGGTTGATGATGATAACAAACTCCAACATCTATTTTAGTATGACATCGAGAGCCAAATGAAATATCAGGTACTCGGTGATGTGCTAGTATTTGATGCTACATATAAGAACAAGTATCTTTGTCCACTTGTGGTGTTATCTAGAGTTAATCATCATAATCAAACACTAGTAATAAATGAATCTGAAGAAATTTATGTGTGGTTGATGGAGCAATTCTCGGATGCAATGAAGGGGAGAGCTGCATGTTCGGAGATCACATATGGTGATCTTGCAATGAGGAATGCTACCGATGTGTCTTTCCAAATGTACATCACCGGCTGTGAGCATGCCATTTGTTGCGAAATGCACAAAGCAATTTGAACAACAATGACATTCTGCCATATTTGAAAAGAGTAATGTTATGTTATCTTGAAGTTAGTGATTTTGAACTAAATGGAATGACATGGTTAGAACATTTGGGTTGCAGGAGAATAATTGGGTGGCAGAATTATATAAGAAAAGGAACATGTGGTCTCCAGCTCACAACCATGGAAATTTCTTTGCAGGTATTTGGACTACATCAATGTGAAGCCTTTCATTCACCTTGGGAAATATGTTGATTATAGGAGTACTTTGACTAATTTTGTGCAGCAATTTCAAAGGT
The Glycine max cultivar Williams 82 chromosome 16, Glycine_max_v4.0, whole genome shotgun sequence genome window above contains:
- the LOC100780707 gene encoding pectin acetylesterase 8, with the translated sequence MESARISKWLNLLVCVLLLLKAEGSLVPLTLVKNAESKGAVCLDGSPPAYHFDNGFEEGIKNWIVHIEGGGWCNNVESCLYRKDSRLGSSKQMEDLYFSAILSNEQEYNPDFYNWNRVKVRYCDGSSFTGDVEEVDQTTNLHFRGARIFSAVMEELLAKGLEKAENAILSGCSAGGLTTILHCDRFKNLLPSEANVKCVPDAGYFVNVEDISGTHFIEKFYSEVVSTHGSAKNLPSSCTSKFSPELCFFPQYVASHISTPIFVVNAAYDSWQIQNIFVPGSADPSDSWHSCKLDISNCSPDQLSKMQDFKSEFEKAVSVVGDSSSKGMFIDSCYAHCQTESQETWYKSDSPQLANTTIAKAVGDWFYGRSSFRHVDCNYPCNPSCQNRVFDLKDHPGI